The nucleotide window ACATTAGCGGTCAATCAGTCCACGAATTTCCTAAAAAAAACGCGTTGGCACTTTCCGCGGAAGTTCATCTGCGAAATGCCTTCTGCAAAACGTTCTTTGAGATCCGTCCTTCAGCACGATGTTGTAATCAAGCGAAGGAACAAAATGATTGATGCGGCAGTAGACGGGAAGGCTTGGCATATTGGCATATGATTTTTTGTTGCTCCGATGTCTCTCATGCTTCGCTAGATTTACACGAAACGCTTCTAGAAGAGTGAAGAGGTCATCTAGGCTTTGTTTTTGCTCTAACATGACTTCATACTGCTCAGATTTAGCTGCAACTTTTTCCGCATTAATACTCTTTGATAGAAGTATTTGATTTCGACTATTCTCCCTTCCAATCTCCATTCCCTTGCTTTTTCTCCGAGTTGTTTAGCTTTATACAACTCATCGAATTCGCGAACGCGTTGTCGCCATGTACGCAGAATTTCATACAACGCGAAAATCCACATTTACGTAAAAGCTGCAAATTCGGAGGTTTCAAAGGGTGTTTTCTCTTCGTTCGCAAGTGCTGCGGCTACTTCGTACTCCATTCTCGTGATACGCATATCTGTAAGCGACAAATAGTGGCCTTGCATCGATAAATTAAGGTCATCGAAGAATATCAAACTCTGGAATTTCTCGTTTAGCTCGTTAACGTCCAGATCGATCGAAGGTCTTCTGTCTAAAGCATTCGAAGTCATAAATTCACCAAGCAATAGTAAGAATAGGCCAGCACTTCTACAAATCTTGTGCGTATAGGTTCGTAGGAGTGTCCCGGACGATGGAATAGACGAGCAAGTGGCGGACTCACTCAGACCTTCGCCGTGGATCTCGGAATCGAGAAAATTGCACCCAAGGAGTCAGACAAAATGTCGGCACTTATTGATAAGTACAGGTAATTTGTCTGGAAGGCATTCTTCTAATATGATACTAAATGTATGTCATAACAATTTTTAGTCAACATTACGTATCATGCCAAAACCTGACCACGACATCGTTACAAGTAAGGTGGAGAAGCTGCTCAGGCTTGCTCGGAAGGGGCCCGTTCGCGCGAGTGACCTAGATAGCGCCGATATTCCAAGGGCTTATCTTCGGAGACTTTGTGACCAAGGGATTCTGGAACAGGTAGATCGGGGACTGTATCGGCTAGCAGATGCACCTGTCAGCGAGATGGGCTCACTTGTGGAAGTGGCTAAGCGAGTGCCCGAGGCGCGAATCTGTCTAATAAGTGCACTGCAAATGCATGGACTTGGATCCCAGCTCCCTCATGCAGTTTGGATCATGATCGGTAGGCAAGCACGCATACCAAGGATTTCATACCCCAAGATTGAAATCGTTTGGGCGAGCGGCGCCGCTTTTGAGCATGGCGTAGAGGTTAGGGAGATCGAGGGGGTGGACGTTCGAATCACCACCCCCGCAAAAACGGTCGCCGATTGTTTTCGCTATCGTCGGCATGTAGGACTCGAAGTGGCACTTGAAGCGCTGCGGGATTATCTGAAGGAGTATCGTGGCGGTATAGATGATCTTGTGGCAGCAGCAAAGGCGGACCGAGTGTATCGTGTGATGCAACCTTATATGGAAGCACTGGTATGAAGGAAGGGCGTGAACCCAATATTAGCGCATCGGTGCGCACTCGATTGCTGCGGCTTGCTCGGGAGCGAGGGACTGACTTTCAGCTCCTACTGACACGCTACGCCAACGAGCGCTTCTTGTATCGTCTGTCGGCATCGGAATTCGGTTCGCGCTTTGTTTTGAAGGGAGCGACGCTATTTACTCTGTGGACCGGCGCGCCCATAGAGCTACCCGTGATGTTGACCTACTCGGTTTCGGCGAGCCGAGCGAAGAGCACATACGCACGATATTTGAAGCACTGCTGACCCTGGACGTGCCCGATGACGGCGTGAAATTTGATATCGATACGCTGAGCGTCGGACCGATCCGAGAGGACCAAGCGTATGGCGGTCTACGAGCTGTTTTTGTAGCCCGAATCACGTCCGCAAAAATAGAACTCCAGGTCGATATCGGATTTGGGGATGCGATTACGCCCGAACCAGAAGTATTGCCCTACCCAGGGCTACTCGATTTCCCGGCTCCACAGCTGCGTGTATATCCGCGAGAGACAGTGGTTGCAGAAAAACTTGAAGCCATGGTGCAGCTCGGTATGACGAACAGTCGCATGAAAGACTTTTATGACGTCATGCTCCTTGCGCGTGATTTTGATTTTGACGGCGAGTCCCTCGTGGAAGCCATTCGTGCCACCTTCGAACGCCGCAAGACACCTCTTCCTGAAAAGCTACCCGTGGCGATAAGACCAGAATTTACCGAGGATTCAATGAAGTTGGCGCAGTGGCAGGGGTTCAAGCGCAAAGCAGACATCCAAGACGCCGACAGTCTTGAGTCTGTAGTGCGTGCCGTAGCTGATTTTGCTTCGCAACCATTGCTCCAGGCTCATTCCGGGAGAACCTTTGGTCGTTCATGGCGAGCCGGTGGTCCATGGACATCGGAAGACACGTAGAGTCCTCAAACTTTATATTTGTGCAGTTTCAGCGACACGAAAGCAAAGCCAAACTTTACATTTCTGTAGGGATCCCAACACAAAATTAAAGGCGGACGGTTGGTGATTGGCAAGAACGCGAAACTAAACTCTCGCGCGCGCGAGGCTTCATCGGAGTCTCAAGCTGTCTCCACAATGTCTCCAAAATTGAGGTTGATTTGAGTGATGGACTTGCCCAGAAAAAGTGGAGAGACGTTCCCGCGGGAACGCCTTCGCGTCATGAACCGCTAACGGTTGTATTAGCCGGTCAAATCCTGATCTAAAATCGGATCAAATCCACCATATATCATTCGCTGTCCATCAAAAGGCATGTCCATGTCTTTCATCTTTGCATCTTCCATCATCTTTTTCATGCCTTCATTGCGCACAGCCTTTGAAGGCCATTCTATCCAACTAAACATGACCACTTCGTCTTCTTTGCTTTTTACGGCCCCGTAAAAATCAGTAACTTTGCCTTTTGGCACATCGTCGCCCCAACCTTCTACGATACGACTTGCGCCATACTCTTTAAACATGTGTGCCGCTTTTTTTGCCGCCTCTAAGTATTTTTCTTTGTTTGCTTTTGGTACTGGAATCAAATAGCCATCAATATACATTGCCACCTCCCCTTTCGATCTAGTTTGCGACAGCGGCATCCAAGGCCGCAATGTCGATTTTCGACATGGTCATCATCGCCTCAAAGGCGCGTTTTGCTTCAGCGGCATCGGAACTCGTAGTCAGCTCGAGCAGCCGCCTTGGCGTGATTTGCCATGAAAATCCCCAACGGTCTTTACACCAACCGCATTCGCTCGCTGCACCGCCATTGCCAATGATGACGTTCCAGTAGCGGTCAGTCTCTTCCTGATTCTCAGTAATGACCATAAAACTGACAGCCTGATTGGGCGTGAAATTCGGACCGCCATTGAGGCCGACGAAACTACGGCCAAGTACGGTGAACTCCACTGGTGTTAATCACCATCACCAACAATTCGGGCGGCGGACAGCCCGTGAGCATGGCCTGCTTACGGAAGACTGAGGAGATTTGCTCGCGTCATGGTGTACCGCTGTTTCTTGATGCCTGCCGCTTTGCCGAAAACGCCTGGTTCATTAAACAACGCGAAGCAGGGTACGCCGATAAATCGGTCAGTGAGATCACGCGCGAGATGGCCGCGTGTGCTGACGGCATGACGATGTCGGCAAAAAAAGATGGCTTGGCCAACATCGGTGGTTGGCTCGCACTCAAAGACGATGCATTGGCGGATAAGTGCCGCACCCTATTGGTGATCACGGAAGGCTTTCCCACCTACGGAGGTTTGGCGGGCCGGGACCTGGAAGCCATCGCTCAGGGTTTGCATGAAGTGGTGGATCACGACTATTTGCGCTACCGCGTGCGCTCAAGTGAGTACCTTGGGGAGAAACTGCGGGAGTTGGGGATCCCCATCATGGTTCCGGTCGGCGGGCATGCTGTCTACATTGATGCTCGGGCCATGCTACCGCACATTGCGCCGTTAGCTTATCCGGGTCAGGCTCTTGCACTCGAGCTCTACCGCGAAGGCGGTGTGCGCAGTTGCGAAATCGGCACGGTGATGTTTGGACGACAGCCCGACGGCAGCGAGATACCCGCAGCCATGGATCTGGTGCGCCTAGCTATCCCGCGGCGCGTCTACACCCAAAGCCACATCGACTACGTGGTCGAAGTCGCTGAGCGCGTCTCGCAGCGCCGCAGCTCTCTTCTGGGCCTGCGAATCACCCACGAGCCTCCCGCCCTGCGCCATTTCACCGCAACGTTTGCGTATGCAAGCGACGAATGAAGAGGTGTCGCGATCGGGTTTGCAACATTTCGATGTTACATCAGTGATTCGCCGTGAGCAGGTCCCCAAGAATTTTGGGACAGTCCCCTTAAGGCTGGGAGTATACCTGGCCAGCTAGGGACCCCA belongs to Myxococcales bacterium and includes:
- a CDS encoding type IV toxin-antitoxin system AbiEi family antitoxin domain-containing protein; translation: MPKPDHDIVTSKVEKLLRLARKGPVRASDLDSADIPRAYLRRLCDQGILEQVDRGLYRLADAPVSEMGSLVEVAKRVPEARICLISALQMHGLGSQLPHAVWIMIGRQARIPRISYPKIEIVWASGAAFEHGVEVREIEGVDVRITTPAKTVADCFRYRRHVGLEVALEALRDYLKEYRGGIDDLVAAAKADRVYRVMQPYMEALV
- a CDS encoding nucleotidyl transferase AbiEii/AbiGii toxin family protein, whose amino-acid sequence is MDRRAHRATRDVDLLGFGEPSEEHIRTIFEALLTLDVPDDGVKFDIDTLSVGPIREDQAYGGLRAVFVARITSAKIELQVDIGFGDAITPEPEVLPYPGLLDFPAPQLRVYPRETVVAEKLEAMVQLGMTNSRMKDFYDVMLLARDFDFDGESLVEAIRATFERRKTPLPEKLPVAIRPEFTEDSMKLAQWQGFKRKADIQDADSLESVVRAVADFASQPLLQAHSGRTFGRSWRAGGPWTSEDT
- a CDS encoding DUF1428 domain-containing protein; its protein translation is MYIDGYLIPVPKANKEKYLEAAKKAAHMFKEYGASRIVEGWGDDVPKGKVTDFYGAVKSKEDEVVMFSWIEWPSKAVRNEGMKKMMEDAKMKDMDMPFDGQRMIYGGFDPILDQDLTG
- a CDS encoding VOC family protein gives rise to the protein MEFTVLGRSFVGLNGGPNFTPNQAVSFMVITENQEETDRYWNVIIGNGGAASECGWCKDRWGFSWQITPRRLLELTTSSDAAEAKRAFEAMMTMSKIDIAALDAAVAN
- a CDS encoding tryptophanase, encoding MVLITITNNSGGGQPVSMACLRKTEEICSRHGVPLFLDACRFAENAWFIKQREAGYADKSVSEITREMAACADGMTMSAKKDGLANIGGWLALKDDALADKCRTLLVITEGFPTYGGLAGRDLEAIAQGLHEVVDHDYLRYRVRSSEYLGEKLRELGIPIMVPVGGHAVYIDARAMLPHIAPLAYPGQALALELYREGGVRSCEIGTVMFGRQPDGSEIPAAMDLVRLAIPRRVYTQSHIDYVVEVAERVSQRRSSLLGLRITHEPPALRHFTATFAYASDE